In Thunnus thynnus chromosome 4, fThuThy2.1, whole genome shotgun sequence, a genomic segment contains:
- the LOC137181953 gene encoding inositol hexakisphosphate kinase 2-like isoform X1 — protein MSPAVEAQAQEAMDAEQKQKQKQQQQQQHQLQHQQCYMEKGVMLEPFVHQVGGHSCVLRFGEQTICKPLIPREHQFYKSLPAAMRKFTPQYRGVVSVSFEEDEEGNLCLIAYPLHSDPAADLENKDPSADCEPKSKMLKWSKMMTSSLLVESENYSKDGRSRHSRKDKDKSVHMLQEDVELEWLQQAEVLYYRLERSHSNAVPQLKHNPWSLKCHQQHLQRMKENAKHRNQYKFILLENLTWRHTVPCVLDLKMGTRQHGDDASEEKKAMQIRKCQQSTSASIGVRLCGMQVYQSDTGQLMFMNKYHGRKLTLPGFKEALFQFFHSGQRLRRELLSPVLRRLRDMQAALEACESYRFYSSSLLIIYDGAHHRKHTRRRTEDGLSEEEEDEEDEDEEEEAEAEPEMEEEEEEEEAMGEVAGALGFPHSPSTSSDGSNSCSSSSSGGSSSSSSSSGGGGGGSSGVSPGCLSHSDPRSPVVDVRMIDFAHTTCRHYREDSVVHEGQDSGYIFGLQNLITFISELENHSTD, from the exons ATGAGTCCGGCTGTGGAGGCTCAGGCCCAGGAGGCCATGGATGCAgagcaaaagcaaaagcaaaagcagcagcaacagcagcagcaccagctgCAGCACCAGCAGTGTTACATGGAGAAAGGGGTGATGCTTGAGCCCTTCGTACACCAGGTGGGGGGACATTCCTGTGTCCTGCGTTTCGGGGAGCAGACCATCTGCAAGCCCCTCATCCCCCGCGAACATCAATTCTACAAGAGTCTGCCTGCTGCAATGAGGAAGTTTACCCCCCAGTATAGAG GTGTGGTGTCAGTGAGCTTCgaggaggatgaagaagggAACCTTTGCCTCATCGCTTACCCCCTCCACAGTGACCCAGCAGCCGATCTGGAGAACAAGGACCCCTCGGCCGACTGCGAGCCCAAGAGCAAGATGCTCAAGTGGAGCAAAATGATGACATCCTCACTGCTCGTGGAGAGCGAGAACTACAGCAAAGATGGCCGAAGCCGCCACTCCCGCAAAGACAAGGACAAGAG TGTGCACATGCTACAGGAGGATGTGGAGCTGGAGTGGCTGCAGCAGGCCGAGGTGCTCTACTACCGACTGGAGCGCAGCCACAGTAACGCTGTCCCACAGCTCAAACACAATCCTTGGAGCCTCAAGTGTCACCAGCAGCACCTGCAGAGGATGAAGGAGAACGCCAAGCACCGTAACCAGTACA AATTCATCCTGCTAGAGAACCTGACATGGCGGCACACAGTCCCTTGCGTGTTAGACCTGAAGATGGGCACACGGCAGCACGGAGACGATGCATCGGAGGAGAAGAAGGCCATGCAGATCCGCAAGTGCCAGCAGAGCACATCAGCCTCAATAGGAGTCCGCCTCTGTGGCATGCAG GTGTACCAGTCTGATACGGGCCAGCTGatgttcatgaataaatacCACGGCCGCAAGCTGACCCTCCCGGGCTTCAAGGAGGCTTTGTTCCAGTTCTTCCACAGTGGACAGCGCCTGCGACGTGAACTCCTTTCCCCGGTGCTGCGCAGGCTGAGAGACATGCAAGCTGCCCTGGAAGCCTGCGAATCCTACCGCTTCTACTCCAGTTCCCTTCTCATCATCTACGACGGTGCACACCACCGAAAACACACACGCCGACGCACCGAGGACGGCCTctctgaggaagaagaggatgaggaggacgaggacgaggaggaggaggcggaagCTGAACCagaaatggaggaggaggaggaagaagaggaggcgATGGGTGAAGTAGCGGGTGCACTTGGTTTTCCTCACAGCCCCTCCACGTCTAGTGACGGCAGCAACAGttgctccagcagcagcagtggtggcagcagcagcagcagtagcagcagcggcggcggcggtggcgggAGCTCAGGTGTCAGCCCGGGTTGCCTGTCTCACTCAGACCCCCGCAGCCCTGTGGTGGATGTGAGGATGATAGACTTTGCCCACACCACCTGCAGACATTACCGGGAAGACAGTGTGGTCCACGAGGGCCAGGACAGTGGGTACATCTTTGGTCTCCAGAACTTGATCACTTTCATCTCCGAGCTGGAGAACCACAGCACAGACTGA
- the LOC137181953 gene encoding inositol hexakisphosphate kinase 2-like isoform X2, which produces MLKWSKMMTSSLLVESENYSKDGRSRHSRKDKDKSVHMLQEDVELEWLQQAEVLYYRLERSHSNAVPQLKHNPWSLKCHQQHLQRMKENAKHRNQYKFILLENLTWRHTVPCVLDLKMGTRQHGDDASEEKKAMQIRKCQQSTSASIGVRLCGMQVYQSDTGQLMFMNKYHGRKLTLPGFKEALFQFFHSGQRLRRELLSPVLRRLRDMQAALEACESYRFYSSSLLIIYDGAHHRKHTRRRTEDGLSEEEEDEEDEDEEEEAEAEPEMEEEEEEEEAMGEVAGALGFPHSPSTSSDGSNSCSSSSSGGSSSSSSSSGGGGGGSSGVSPGCLSHSDPRSPVVDVRMIDFAHTTCRHYREDSVVHEGQDSGYIFGLQNLITFISELENHSTD; this is translated from the exons ATGCTCAAGTGGAGCAAAATGATGACATCCTCACTGCTCGTGGAGAGCGAGAACTACAGCAAAGATGGCCGAAGCCGCCACTCCCGCAAAGACAAGGACAAGAG TGTGCACATGCTACAGGAGGATGTGGAGCTGGAGTGGCTGCAGCAGGCCGAGGTGCTCTACTACCGACTGGAGCGCAGCCACAGTAACGCTGTCCCACAGCTCAAACACAATCCTTGGAGCCTCAAGTGTCACCAGCAGCACCTGCAGAGGATGAAGGAGAACGCCAAGCACCGTAACCAGTACA AATTCATCCTGCTAGAGAACCTGACATGGCGGCACACAGTCCCTTGCGTGTTAGACCTGAAGATGGGCACACGGCAGCACGGAGACGATGCATCGGAGGAGAAGAAGGCCATGCAGATCCGCAAGTGCCAGCAGAGCACATCAGCCTCAATAGGAGTCCGCCTCTGTGGCATGCAG GTGTACCAGTCTGATACGGGCCAGCTGatgttcatgaataaatacCACGGCCGCAAGCTGACCCTCCCGGGCTTCAAGGAGGCTTTGTTCCAGTTCTTCCACAGTGGACAGCGCCTGCGACGTGAACTCCTTTCCCCGGTGCTGCGCAGGCTGAGAGACATGCAAGCTGCCCTGGAAGCCTGCGAATCCTACCGCTTCTACTCCAGTTCCCTTCTCATCATCTACGACGGTGCACACCACCGAAAACACACACGCCGACGCACCGAGGACGGCCTctctgaggaagaagaggatgaggaggacgaggacgaggaggaggaggcggaagCTGAACCagaaatggaggaggaggaggaagaagaggaggcgATGGGTGAAGTAGCGGGTGCACTTGGTTTTCCTCACAGCCCCTCCACGTCTAGTGACGGCAGCAACAGttgctccagcagcagcagtggtggcagcagcagcagcagtagcagcagcggcggcggcggtggcgggAGCTCAGGTGTCAGCCCGGGTTGCCTGTCTCACTCAGACCCCCGCAGCCCTGTGGTGGATGTGAGGATGATAGACTTTGCCCACACCACCTGCAGACATTACCGGGAAGACAGTGTGGTCCACGAGGGCCAGGACAGTGGGTACATCTTTGGTCTCCAGAACTTGATCACTTTCATCTCCGAGCTGGAGAACCACAGCACAGACTGA
- the LOC137181957 gene encoding protein transport protein Sec61 subunit alpha-like 1, protein MGIKFLEVIKPFCAVLPEIQKPERKIQFREKVLWTAITLFIFLVCCQIPLFGIMSSDSADPFYWMRVILASNRGTLMELGISPIVTSGLIMQLLAGAKIIEVGDTPKDRALFNGAQKLFGMIITIGQAIVYVMTGMYGDPSEMGAGICLLIIIQLFVAGLIVLLLDELLQKGYGLGSGISLFIATNICETIVWKAFSPTTVNTGRGTEFEGAIIALFHLLATRTDKVRALREAFYRQNLPNLMNLIATVFVFAVVIYFQGFRVDLPIKSARYRGQYNTYPIKLFYTSNIPIILQSALVSNLYVISQMLSTRFSGNFLVNLLGTWSDTSSGGPARAYPVGGLCYYLSPPESFGSVLDDPVHAVIYIVFMLGSCAFFSKTWIEVSGSSAKDVAKQLKEQQMVMRGHRETSMVHELNRYIPTAAAFGGLCIGGLSVMADFLGAIGSGTGILLAVTIIYQYFEIFVKEQSEVGSMGALLF, encoded by the exons ATGGGGA TTAAATTTTTGGAGGTCATCAAGCCGTTCTGTGCGGTCCTGCCAGAAATTCAGAAACCAGAGAGAAAG ATTCAGTTTAGGGAAAAAGTACTATGGACTGCCATCACACTGTTCATCTTTCTGGTCTGCTGCCAG ATCCCACTCTTTGGTATCATGTCCTCGGATTCAGCAGATCCCTTCTACTGGATGAGAGTAATCCTGGCTTCCAACAGAG GTACTCTGATGGAGCTGGGTATCTCACCCATTGTCACCTCAGGCCTGATCATGCAGTTGCTAGCTGGTGCCAAGATCATTGAGGTGGGAGACACTCCCAAAGACAGAGCTCTCTTCAATGGAGCTCAGAAGT TGTTTGGAATGATCATCACCATTGGACAGGCCATTGTATATGTTATGACTGGCATGTATGGAGACCCCTCAGAGATGGGTGCTGGGATATGCTTGCTCATCATCATCCAG CTTTTTGTTGCAGGTCTGATTGTCTTGCTGCTGGACGAGCTGCTCCAGAAGGGCTATGGTCTGGGCTCTGGTATCTCTCTCTTCATTGCAACCAACATCTGTGAGACTATCGTCTGGAAGGCCTTCAGCCCCACCACCGTCAACACTGGCAGAG GTACTGAGTTTGAGGGAGCTATCATTGCTCTCTTTCATCTGCTGGCCACGCGCACAGACAAGGTGCGCGCCCTGCGAGAAGCCTTCTACAGACAGAACCTTCCCAACCTCATGAACCTCATTGCCACCGTCTTTGTGTTTGCAGTCGTCATATACTTCCAG GGCTTCAGGGTGGATCTGCCCATCAAGTCAGCACGCTACCGTGGTCAATACAACACCTACCCCATCAAACTGTTCTACACCTCCAACATCCCCATCATCCTTCAGTCTGCCCTGGTCTCCAATCTCTACGTCATTTCCCAGATGCTCTCAACACGTTTCAGTGGCAACTTCCTGGTCAACCTCCTGGGAACCTGGTCT GACACCTCAAGCGGTGGACCAGCTCGGGCATACCCAGTGGGCGGTCTCTGCTACTACCTTTCTCCTCCAGAGTCATTTGGTTCTGTCCTGGATGACCCAGTTCATGCCGTTATCTACATCGTCTTCATGCTCGGCTCATGTGCCTTCTTCTCCAAGACCTGGATTGAAGTCTCAGGATCCTCTGCCAAAGAT GTGGCGAAGCAGCTGAAGGAACAGCAGATGGTAATGAGGGGACACAGAGAGACCTCTATGGTGCATGAGCTCAACAG GTACATCCCCACAGCTGCTGCCTTTGGTGGCCTCTGTATAGGAGGGCTGTCTGTCATGGCTGACTTCCTGGGAGCCATTGGTTCGGGTACGGGAATCCTCTTGGCTGTGACCATCATCTACCAGTACTTTGAGATCTTCGTGAAGGAGCAGAGCGAAGTGGGCAGCATGGGAGCACTGCTCTTCTAG
- the chchd4a gene encoding mitochondrial intermembrane space import and assembly protein 40, whose amino-acid sequence MSYCRQEGKDRIIFVTKEDHETPSNAELIADDPNDPYEEQGLILPNGDINWNCPCLGGMASGPCGSQFKEAFSCFHYSKEEVKGSECIDNFRNMQECMQRYPELYPQEEDKESSTQAESNAGADSAAPTEGSALSPETDSNPAASTVSSDNTSPTDNQSAS is encoded by the exons ATGTCGTACTGCAGGCAAGAGG GTAAAGATCGCATTATCTTCGTGACCAAAGAAGACCATGAGACACCCAGCAACGCGGAGCTGATTGCAGATGATCCCAACGATCCTTATGAGGAGCAAG GTCTGATCCTGCCTAATGGAGACATCAACTGGAACTGCCCGTGCCTGGGCGGCATGGCCAGCGGCCCGTGTGGCTCTCAGTTCAAGGAGGCCTTTTCCTGCTTCCACTATAGTAAAGAAGAGGTGAAGGGCTCCGAGTGCATCGACAACTTCCGTAACATGCAAGAGTGTATGCAGAGGTACCCTGAGCTCTATCCTCAGGAGGAAGATAAAGAAAGCTCCACCCAGGCAGAGTCCAACGCTGGCGCAGACTCTGCCGCCCCAACTGAGGGCTCTGCCTTATCCCCAGAAACTGACTCTAATCCAGCCGCTTCAACCGTCTCATCTGATAACACCTCACCTACAGACAACCAGTCTGCCAGCTAA
- the si:dkey-202e22.2 gene encoding netrin-4 isoform X2 translates to MADDPFLHPDTWWASGAGSTLEEQQDEIRLDLETQFYLSHVVLVFRSPRPAAMVVERSADFGKTWEALKVFAHNCSMEFGLTDDFSQPGSLCTSRYTSATPCSGGEVILRTLDPSSAITVDPYGPEALARLTLTNLRIRLLKAQTCPTPLNSSKEATNTTVSALTSTSTTESSASAPYAIYTLLARGTCLCHGHAEHCVQHNSSQDTRQDSNMVSGRCLCTHHTAGDHCEKCASLYNDRPWRPANGSSGDPNPCQKCECHGHADSCHFSQRAWLSSGGTSGGVCDDCRHNTVGRRCQRCRHGYHRHPSLPLSSPHACTRCWCDPQGSLPPRPGEEGPWCHPRSGQCNCKSGVGGTTCSHCLPGHWGFGVEGCKPCVCPHSCDPTTGQCVDSYSNNQVFNVPIGGKIPDLDHMFTTEEDVQWSKELAVSALHYTGKCSCKEKKLRSMSDLCKTKHDYVIKASVLSAHDKGSHAEVQVKVHKVLRSGQVALYLGTISIYPLSWTSRGCTCPILNPGMEYLLAGPEEAGTGRLLVTMQSVVVPWTPRLGLLISEGLRNGCP, encoded by the exons ATGGCCGATGACCCTTTCTTGCATCCAGATACCTGGTGGGCATCAGGTGCAGGTAGCACcttggaggagcagcaggatgAGATCCGTTTGGACCTGGAAACACAGTTCTATCTGTCTCATGTGGTTTTGGTGTTCAGGTCACCCCGGCCTGCTGCCATGGTGGTTGAACGTTCAGCTGACTTTGGAAAGACCTGGGAAGCTCTCAAGGTCTTTGCACACAACTGCAGCATGGAGTTTGGGTTGACTGATGATTTTAGTCAGCCGGGCTCTTTGTGTACATCCCGTTATACCAGTGCAACACCCTGCAGTGGTGGGGAG GTAATATTACGGACACTAGACCCCAGCAGTGCTATCACAGTGGACCCCTATGGTCCAGAGGCCCTCGCCCGCCTGACTCTCACTAACCTCCGCATCAGACTGCTTAAAGCTCAGACCTGTCCTACACCTCTGAACTCCTCAAAAGAAGCAACAAACACCACAGTCTCAGCTCTGACCTCCACATCCACCACAGAAAGCTCAGCCTCAGCACCTTATGCTATTTATACTTTACTGGCCAGAGGGACATGTCTGTGCCATGGACATGCTGAACATTGTgtacaacacaacagcagccaGGACACAAGACAGGACAGTAACATG GTGTCTGGTAGGTGTCTGTGTACTCACCACACAGCAGGGGATCACTGTGAGAAGTGTGCCTCGCTTTACAATGATCGTCCCTGGAGGCCCGCCAATGGCAGCAGCGGGGATCCCAATCCTTGCCAGA AGTGCGAGTGCCACGGTCATGCAGATAGTTGTCACTTCTCCCAGCGGGCATGGCTTTCCTCCGGTGGCACCAGCGGTGGTGTTTGTGACGACTGCAGGCACAACACTGTGGGGCGCAGGTGCCAGCGATGTCGCCATGGCTACCACCGTCACCCATCCTTACCTCTCAGTTCCCCCCACGCCTGCACAC GCTGCTGGTGTGATCCACAGGGCTCTTTGCCTCCTCGTCCTGGAGAGGAGGGACCCTGGTGCCACCCTCGGAGCGGGCAGTGCAACTGTAAATCTGGTGTAGGGGGCACAACCTGCAGTCACTGCCTGCCTGGACACTGGGGCTTCGGAGTGGAGGGTTGCAAACCCTGTGTCTGCCCTCACAGCTGTGATCCAACCACTGGGCAGTGTGTGGACAG CTACTCAAATAATCAGGTGTTCAATGTGCCCATCGGTGGAAAAATCCCTGATCTGGATCACATGTTCACAACTGAAGAAGATGTGCAGTGGTCAAAAGAGCTCGCAGTCTCTGCTCTGCATTATACAG GAAAGTGCAGCTGTAAGGAGAAAAAGCTGAGAAGTATGTCTGACCTCTGTAAGACCAAACATGACTATG TGATCAAGGCCAGTGTGCTGTCTGCTCATGACAAAGGCAGCCACGCAGAAGTGCAGGTCAAAGTGCACAAGGTCCTGCGATCAGGCCAGGTGGCACTGTACTTGGGGACAATCAGTATCTATCCTCTGTCCTGGACCAGTCGCGGCTGCACCTGTCCAATCCTAAACCCCG GTATGGAGTACCTGCTAGCAGGCCCAGAAGAGGCTGGGACAGGTCGTTTGCTGGTCACCATGCAGAGCGTGGTGGTCCCCTGGACACCCCGACTGGGTCTACTTATATCAGAGGGCCTCAGAAATGGATGTCCATGA
- the si:dkey-202e22.2 gene encoding netrin-4 isoform X1 yields MRASSMLGKGGHQMLVALSWLFLFVTRSGADSRCVDHACSPPIGNLAVGRTLITLSGCCGNSSLHHITCPHPPVTPHLCPEDSHPPAHMADDPFLHPDTWWASGAGSTLEEQQDEIRLDLETQFYLSHVVLVFRSPRPAAMVVERSADFGKTWEALKVFAHNCSMEFGLTDDFSQPGSLCTSRYTSATPCSGGEVILRTLDPSSAITVDPYGPEALARLTLTNLRIRLLKAQTCPTPLNSSKEATNTTVSALTSTSTTESSASAPYAIYTLLARGTCLCHGHAEHCVQHNSSQDTRQDSNMVSGRCLCTHHTAGDHCEKCASLYNDRPWRPANGSSGDPNPCQKCECHGHADSCHFSQRAWLSSGGTSGGVCDDCRHNTVGRRCQRCRHGYHRHPSLPLSSPHACTRCWCDPQGSLPPRPGEEGPWCHPRSGQCNCKSGVGGTTCSHCLPGHWGFGVEGCKPCVCPHSCDPTTGQCVDSYSNNQVFNVPIGGKIPDLDHMFTTEEDVQWSKELAVSALHYTGKCSCKEKKLRSMSDLCKTKHDYVIKASVLSAHDKGSHAEVQVKVHKVLRSGQVALYLGTISIYPLSWTSRGCTCPILNPGMEYLLAGPEEAGTGRLLVTMQSVVVPWTPRLGLLISEGLRNGCP; encoded by the exons ATGAGAGCGTCTAGCATGCTTGGGAAAGGTGGACATCAGATGCTTGTGGCGCTCAGTTGGCTATTTTTGTTTGTGACGCGGAGCGGAGCAG ATTCCAGATGTGTGGACCATGCCTGTAGTCCACCCATAGGGAACCTGGCTGTCGGCAGGACCCTCATCACCCTCTCAGGCTGCTGTGGGAACAGCTCCCTCCACCACATCACTTGCCCCCACCCTCCTGTGACACCCCACCTCTGCCCTGAGGACAGCCACCCACCTGCTCACATGGCCGATGACCCTTTCTTGCATCCAGATACCTGGTGGGCATCAGGTGCAGGTAGCACcttggaggagcagcaggatgAGATCCGTTTGGACCTGGAAACACAGTTCTATCTGTCTCATGTGGTTTTGGTGTTCAGGTCACCCCGGCCTGCTGCCATGGTGGTTGAACGTTCAGCTGACTTTGGAAAGACCTGGGAAGCTCTCAAGGTCTTTGCACACAACTGCAGCATGGAGTTTGGGTTGACTGATGATTTTAGTCAGCCGGGCTCTTTGTGTACATCCCGTTATACCAGTGCAACACCCTGCAGTGGTGGGGAG GTAATATTACGGACACTAGACCCCAGCAGTGCTATCACAGTGGACCCCTATGGTCCAGAGGCCCTCGCCCGCCTGACTCTCACTAACCTCCGCATCAGACTGCTTAAAGCTCAGACCTGTCCTACACCTCTGAACTCCTCAAAAGAAGCAACAAACACCACAGTCTCAGCTCTGACCTCCACATCCACCACAGAAAGCTCAGCCTCAGCACCTTATGCTATTTATACTTTACTGGCCAGAGGGACATGTCTGTGCCATGGACATGCTGAACATTGTgtacaacacaacagcagccaGGACACAAGACAGGACAGTAACATG GTGTCTGGTAGGTGTCTGTGTACTCACCACACAGCAGGGGATCACTGTGAGAAGTGTGCCTCGCTTTACAATGATCGTCCCTGGAGGCCCGCCAATGGCAGCAGCGGGGATCCCAATCCTTGCCAGA AGTGCGAGTGCCACGGTCATGCAGATAGTTGTCACTTCTCCCAGCGGGCATGGCTTTCCTCCGGTGGCACCAGCGGTGGTGTTTGTGACGACTGCAGGCACAACACTGTGGGGCGCAGGTGCCAGCGATGTCGCCATGGCTACCACCGTCACCCATCCTTACCTCTCAGTTCCCCCCACGCCTGCACAC GCTGCTGGTGTGATCCACAGGGCTCTTTGCCTCCTCGTCCTGGAGAGGAGGGACCCTGGTGCCACCCTCGGAGCGGGCAGTGCAACTGTAAATCTGGTGTAGGGGGCACAACCTGCAGTCACTGCCTGCCTGGACACTGGGGCTTCGGAGTGGAGGGTTGCAAACCCTGTGTCTGCCCTCACAGCTGTGATCCAACCACTGGGCAGTGTGTGGACAG CTACTCAAATAATCAGGTGTTCAATGTGCCCATCGGTGGAAAAATCCCTGATCTGGATCACATGTTCACAACTGAAGAAGATGTGCAGTGGTCAAAAGAGCTCGCAGTCTCTGCTCTGCATTATACAG GAAAGTGCAGCTGTAAGGAGAAAAAGCTGAGAAGTATGTCTGACCTCTGTAAGACCAAACATGACTATG TGATCAAGGCCAGTGTGCTGTCTGCTCATGACAAAGGCAGCCACGCAGAAGTGCAGGTCAAAGTGCACAAGGTCCTGCGATCAGGCCAGGTGGCACTGTACTTGGGGACAATCAGTATCTATCCTCTGTCCTGGACCAGTCGCGGCTGCACCTGTCCAATCCTAAACCCCG GTATGGAGTACCTGCTAGCAGGCCCAGAAGAGGCTGGGACAGGTCGTTTGCTGGTCACCATGCAGAGCGTGGTGGTCCCCTGGACACCCCGACTGGGTCTACTTATATCAGAGGGCCTCAGAAATGGATGTCCATGA